A single region of the Aeromicrobium chenweiae genome encodes:
- a CDS encoding M18 family aminopeptidase: MTIAPAADLCDFIDRSPTPFHVCRTVAAELTGAGYEELREAEAWPQRPGRFFVVRGGSLVAWSTEGETSPADAFRVVGGHTDSPNLRVKQHHDLVQEGLGVVALHPYGGAWLNSWLDRDLGIAGRLALRDGGERLVHIEEPVLRVPQLAIHLSAERKIDLDPQRHLNGIWSTSPGTFLDLVADRAQVSRDDILGFELMTHDTAPSRLTVNGELVSAPRLDNQTTCFAGTRALLAAKPVTGVRPVLALFDHEEVGSTSERGAQSDLLITVLERIVLAAGGSRDDFHRAIAASVCASGDMAHATHPSHAERHEPLHHIEIGGGPVLKVHPNLRYATDAVGTAHFARACEQAGVPLQRYEHRADLPCGSTIGPLSAARTGMLTVDVGAPQLAMHSAREVMGAADVDPYAASLAAFLSPA; the protein is encoded by the coding sequence ATGACGATCGCTCCCGCTGCCGACCTCTGCGACTTCATCGATCGCTCGCCGACCCCGTTCCACGTGTGCCGCACGGTCGCGGCCGAGCTGACGGGGGCGGGCTACGAGGAGCTGCGCGAGGCCGAGGCCTGGCCGCAGCGGCCGGGCCGCTTCTTCGTCGTCCGCGGCGGGTCGCTCGTCGCGTGGTCGACCGAGGGCGAGACGTCGCCCGCGGACGCGTTCCGTGTCGTCGGGGGACACACCGACAGCCCCAACCTGCGGGTCAAGCAGCACCACGACCTCGTGCAGGAGGGCCTGGGCGTCGTGGCGCTGCACCCGTACGGCGGCGCGTGGCTCAACTCCTGGCTCGACCGCGACCTCGGCATCGCCGGGCGGCTCGCCCTGCGTGACGGCGGGGAACGGCTCGTCCACATCGAGGAGCCGGTCCTGCGGGTGCCGCAGCTCGCGATCCACCTGTCCGCCGAGCGCAAGATCGACCTGGACCCGCAGCGGCACCTCAACGGCATCTGGTCCACGTCGCCGGGCACGTTCCTCGACCTCGTGGCCGACCGGGCGCAGGTGTCCCGGGACGACATCCTCGGCTTCGAGCTGATGACGCACGACACCGCGCCGAGCCGGCTGACCGTCAACGGCGAGCTCGTCAGCGCCCCGCGCCTGGACAACCAGACGACGTGCTTCGCGGGCACCCGCGCGCTGCTCGCCGCGAAGCCGGTCACCGGCGTGCGTCCGGTGCTGGCGCTGTTCGACCACGAGGAGGTCGGCAGCACGTCGGAGCGTGGTGCGCAGTCGGACCTGCTCATCACGGTGCTCGAGCGGATCGTGCTCGCCGCGGGCGGGTCCCGCGACGACTTCCACCGCGCGATCGCCGCGTCGGTGTGCGCCTCCGGCGACATGGCGCACGCGACCCACCCCAGCCACGCCGAGCGCCACGAACCGCTGCACCACATCGAGATCGGCGGCGGTCCGGTGCTCAAGGTGCACCCCAATCTGCGCTACGCGACGGACGCCGTCGGCACGGCGCACTTCGCCCGGGCCTGCGAGCAGGCCGGCGTCCCGCTGCAGCGGTACGAGCACCGGGCGGACCTGCCGTGCGGCTCGACGATCGGCCCGCTCAGTGCCGCCCGCACCGGGATGCTCACGGTCGACGTCGGCGCCCCGCAGCTGGCGATGCACTCGGCCCGCGAGGTCATGGGCGCGGCCGACGTCGATCCGTACGCCGCTTCCCTCGCGGCGTTCCTGTCCCCGGCCTGA